From Nicotiana tabacum cultivar K326 chromosome 22, ASM71507v2, whole genome shotgun sequence, one genomic window encodes:
- the LOC107817432 gene encoding cell division cycle protein 48 homolog translates to MSHQAESSDSKGAKKDFSTAILERKKSPNRLVVDEAVNDDNSVVALNPATMEKLQLFRGDTILIKGKKRKDTVVIALADETCDEPKIRMNKVVRSNLRVRLGDVVSVHQCPDVKYGKRVHILPIDDTIEGLTGDLFDAFLKPYFLEAYRPLRKGDNFLVRGGMRSVEFKVIETDPGEYCVVAPDTEIFCEGEPVKREDEERLDEVGYDDVGGVRKQMAQIRELVELPLRHPQLFKSIGVKPPKGILLYGPPGSGKTLIARAVANETGAFFFCINGPEIMSKLAGESESNLRKAFEEAEKNAPSIIFIDEIDSIAPKREKTHGEVERRIVSQLLTLMDGLKSRAHVIVMGATNRPNSIDPALRRFGRFDREIDIGVPDEIGRLEVLRIHTKNMKLAEEVDLERISKDTHGYVGADLAALCTEAALQCIREKMDVIDLEDDSIDAEILNSMAVTNEHFQTALGTSNPSALRETVVEVPNVSWEDIGGLENVKRELQETVQYPVEHPEKFEKFGMSPSKGVLFYGPPGCGKTLLAKAIANECQANFISVKGPELLTMWFGESEANVREIFDKARQSAPCVLFFDELDSIATQRGSSVGDAGGAADRVLNQLLTEMDGMNAKKTVFIIGATNRPDIIDPALLRPGRLDQLIYIPLPDEDSRHQIFKACLRKSPLSKDVDLRALAKYTQGFSGADITEICQRACKYAIRENIEKDIEKERKRSENPDSMDEDADDEIAEITPSHFEESMKYARRSVSDADIRKYQAFAQTLQQSRGFGTEFRFAEASGGAAATDPFATSNAGADDDDLYS, encoded by the exons TCTCCGAATCGGCTCGTCGTTGACGAGGCGGTCAACGATGATAACTCCGTCGTCGCCCTAAATCCTGCCACCATGGAGAAGCTCCAGCTCTTCCGTGGAGATACAATTCTCATCAAG GGAAAGAAAAGGAAGGATACAGTTGTCATTGCCCTTGCTGACGAAACGTGCGATGAGCCGAAGATTAGGATGAACAAGGTTGTCCGTTCAAATTTGAGGGTTCGGCTTGGAGATGTTGTGTCTGTGCACCAATGTCCAGATGTTAAGTATGGAAAGCGTGTGCACATACTTCCCATAGATGATACAATAGAAGGTCTCACCGGGGATTTGTTTGATGCATTCTTGAAAC CTTACTTTTTGGAAGCATATCGTCCTTTGAGGAAAGGGGACAATTTCCTTGTTAGAGGAGGGATGAGAAGTGTGGAATTTAAAGTCATCGAGACTGACCCTGGGGAGTATTGTGTTGTTGCTCCAGACACAGAAATCTTTTGTGAGGGGGAGCCTGTTAAAAGGGAGGATGAGGAGAGACTGGACGAAGTTGGCTATGATGATGTTGGTGGTGTGAGAAAACAGATGGCTCAGATTCGTGAATTGGTGGAATTACCATTGAGGCATCCACAGCTTTTTAAATCCATTggtgtgaaaccaccaaaggggatTTTACTTTATGGACCCCCTGGATCTGGGAAGACCCTGATAGCCAGAGCTGTGGCTAATGAAACAGGTGCATTTTTCTTTTGCATTAATGGACCAGAAATCATGTCCAAATTGGCTGGAGAGAGTGAAAGCAATCTCAGGAAGGCGTTTGAAGAGGCTGAGAAAAATGCTCCATctattatattcattgatgaaaTTGATTCAATTGCTCCCAAGCGAGAGAAGACACATGGTGAAGTTGAGAGAAGGATTGTTTCACAACTCCTGACACTGATGGATGGATTGAAATCTCGTGCTCATGTCATAGTTATGGGAGCTACCAATCGTCCTAACAGCATTGATCCTGCTCTCAGAAGGTTTGGTAGGTTTGATAGGGAAATTGACATTGGTGTTCCTGATGAAATTGGACGCCTTGAAGTTCTTCGTATTCATACcaagaatatgaagcttgcagaAGAA GTTGATTTGGAAAGAATATCAAAAGATACACATGGTTATGTTGGTGCAGATCTTGCTGCTCTTTGCACGGAAGCTGCACTTCAGTGTATTAGAGAGAAAATGGATGTCATTGATCTTGAAGATGATTCCATTGATGCTGAAATATTGAACTCAATGGCTGTCACGAATGAGCACTTCCAAACTGCTCTAGGAACAAGCAATCCATCCGCATTGCGTGAAACA GTTGTTGAAGTGCCTAATGTCTCATGGGAAGACATTGGAGGCCTTGAAAATGTCAAAAGAGAGCTTCAAGAG ACTGTTCAATACCCTGTGGAGCATCCAGAGAAGTTCGAGAAATTTGGTATGTCACCTTCAAAAGGTGTTCTTTTCTATGGTCCTCCAGGATGTGGGAAAACTCTTCTTGCCAAGGCAATTGCAAATGAATGTCAAGCCAATTTCATCAGTGTCAAAGGACCTGAGCTGCTCACCATGTGGTTTGGAGAGAGCGAGGCCAATGTCCGTGAAATTTTTGACAAGGCCAGACAATCTGCACCCTGTGTCCTCTTCTTTGATGAGCTCGACTCTATTGCTACTCAG AGGGGAAGCAGTGTTGGAGATGCTGGTGGAGCAGCTGATCGGGTTCTGAACCAACTTCTGACTGAAATGGACGGCATGAACGCAAAGAAGACCGTTTTTATAATTGGGGCCACAAACAGGCCTGATATAATTGACCCTGCACTTCTGCGACCTGGTCGACTTGACCAGTTAATTTATATCCCACTCCCAGATGAAGACTCGCGCCATCAGATTTTCAAGGCGTGTCTTAGAAAATCTCCGCTCTCAAAAGATGTCGATTTGAGAGCTCTTGCCAAATATACTCAGGGATTCAGTGGAGCTGATATCACTGAGATCTGTCAACGGGCCTGCAAATATGCCATAAGGGAGAACATTGAGAAA GAtatagaaaaggaaaggaaacgAAGCGAGAATCCTGATTCTATGGATGAGGATGCTGATGATGAGATAGCAGAGATTACGCCCTCGCATTTTGAGGAGTCCATGAAGTATGCACGACGAAGTGTGAGTGACGCAGATATACGTAAATACCAGGCATTTGCTCAGACCTTACAGCAATCTCGAGGTTTTGGAACTGAATTTCGGTTTGCTGAGGCAAGTGGTGGGGCTGCTGCAACTGACCCCTTTGCAACTTCTAATGCTGGAGCTGATGATGATGACTTGTATAGCTAA